In Methylocystis echinoides, one genomic interval encodes:
- the gap gene encoding type I glyceraldehyde-3-phosphate dehydrogenase — protein sequence MTVRVAINGFGRIGRNILRYIVESGRTDLEVVAINDLGSVETNAHLLRYDSVHGRFPHEVKVEADTINVGRGPIKVTAIKNPAELPYKDLSVDVALECTGLFTARDKAKLLLDAGAKRVLVSAPGDGADLTVVYGVNHDKLTKDHLIVSNASCTTNCLAPVAKVLNDAIGIEKGIMTTIHSYTGDQPTLDTFHKDLYRARAAALSMIPTSTGAAKAVGLVLPELNGKLDGFAIRVPTPNVSAVDLKFIAKRPTTKDEIHAAIIAAADGPMKGVLAYTTEKLVSIDFNHNPASSTFHLDQTKVMDGNLVSILSWYDNEWGFSGRMTDTAALIGSLI from the coding sequence ATGACCGTCAGAGTGGCCATCAACGGCTTCGGGCGTATCGGCCGCAACATCCTTCGCTACATCGTCGAATCCGGCCGCACGGACCTCGAGGTCGTGGCCATCAACGACCTGGGCTCGGTCGAAACCAACGCCCATCTGTTGCGCTACGATTCGGTCCATGGACGCTTCCCGCACGAGGTGAAGGTCGAGGCCGACACGATCAACGTTGGTCGCGGCCCAATCAAGGTCACCGCCATCAAGAACCCGGCGGAGCTTCCCTATAAGGATCTCAGCGTCGACGTCGCTTTGGAATGCACGGGCCTCTTTACCGCGCGCGACAAGGCGAAGCTGCTGCTCGACGCGGGCGCCAAGCGCGTGCTTGTCTCGGCCCCCGGCGACGGCGCGGATCTCACCGTCGTCTACGGCGTCAACCACGACAAGTTGACGAAGGACCATCTGATCGTCTCCAACGCCTCCTGCACGACGAATTGTCTCGCGCCGGTGGCGAAGGTGCTGAACGACGCGATCGGCATCGAGAAGGGGATCATGACGACGATCCACTCCTACACGGGCGACCAGCCGACGCTCGACACCTTCCACAAGGACCTCTACCGCGCCCGCGCCGCCGCGCTGTCGATGATCCCGACCTCGACGGGCGCCGCCAAGGCCGTCGGCCTCGTCCTGCCGGAGCTCAACGGCAAGCTCGACGGCTTCGCGATTCGCGTGCCGACGCCGAACGTCTCCGCCGTGGACCTGAAGTTCATCGCCAAGCGGCCGACGACCAAGGACGAGATCCACGCGGCGATCATCGCCGCCGCCGACGGGCCGATGAAGGGCGTGCTCGCCTATACGACGGAAAAGCTCGTCTCGATCGACTTCAACCACAACCCGGCCTCGTCGACGTTCCACCTCGACCAGACCAAGGTGATGGACGGCAATCTCGTCTCCATCCTCTCCTGGTACGACAATGAATGGGGCTTCTCCGGCCGCATGACGGATACAGCGGCGCTGATCGGGTCGCTGATCTGA
- a CDS encoding extracellular solute-binding protein translates to MTSHTIRGHGVFGRPGRALAAALLIVAATAPAGAAEPTHALSVHGAPALPANFDHFPYADPQAKKGGRLRVGLPGTFDSLNPFNVKSGTAAQGLVGNVFQSLMARSQDEPFTLYPLIARSVEIDPARTHVTFHLDPRAHFSDGAPITAEDVLFSFNLLKSKGRPQQRIAYGLVKSIEAPDAHTVRYDLTGVDDRELPLILAIMPILPKHATKADTFTDATLAKPIGSGPYVVEDAQPGARVLLRRDPNYWGADAPSQRGLYNFDEIDIQYFRDGNSLFEAFKAGLIDYRDETSTTRWSTSYDFPALRDGRVVKESLKNDNPKGLNGFVFNTRRPLFADVRLREALGMMFDFEWVNANYYSGLYTRTKSFFDESELSSSGRPANAKERALLAPYPDAVRADILEGKWRPPVSDGTGRDREMARRALDLLAAAGYRLEDGKLAKDGAPVSFEIMVKDRDQERLALSYASTLARIGVEARVRLVDEVQYQRRRQKFDFDMMIGQYVASASPGNEQRMRWGSSSATQEASFNLAGAASPAIDGLIAAVLAAKSDEDFVAAVRAYDRVLLSGFYVAPLFHASEQWIAHSADLTRPERLPRYGSPIFGPTLESWWRKTP, encoded by the coding sequence ATGACGTCTCATACGATTCGCGGCCACGGCGTCTTCGGCCGGCCCGGCCGCGCCCTCGCGGCCGCCCTCCTGATCGTCGCCGCGACCGCGCCAGCCGGAGCCGCGGAGCCGACGCATGCGCTCTCCGTGCATGGCGCGCCGGCGCTGCCGGCGAACTTCGACCACTTCCCTTACGCCGACCCGCAGGCGAAGAAAGGCGGCCGGCTGCGCGTCGGGCTGCCGGGAACCTTCGACAGCCTCAACCCCTTCAACGTCAAATCCGGCACGGCGGCGCAGGGGCTCGTCGGCAATGTGTTTCAAAGCCTGATGGCGCGCTCGCAGGACGAGCCCTTCACGCTCTATCCGCTGATCGCGCGGTCGGTCGAGATCGATCCCGCCCGCACGCATGTGACGTTCCATCTCGATCCGCGCGCGCATTTCTCGGACGGCGCCCCGATCACCGCGGAGGACGTGCTGTTCTCCTTCAACCTCCTGAAATCGAAGGGCCGTCCGCAGCAGCGGATCGCCTATGGGCTCGTGAAATCCATCGAGGCGCCCGACGCTCACACGGTGCGTTATGACCTGACCGGCGTCGATGACCGCGAACTGCCGCTCATTCTGGCCATTATGCCGATCTTGCCCAAACATGCGACCAAGGCCGACACCTTCACGGACGCGACGCTCGCCAAGCCGATCGGCTCCGGTCCCTATGTCGTCGAAGACGCCCAGCCCGGCGCGCGCGTGCTGTTGCGCCGCGATCCCAACTACTGGGGCGCCGACGCGCCGAGCCAGCGCGGCCTCTACAATTTCGACGAGATCGACATCCAGTATTTCCGCGACGGCAATTCGCTGTTCGAGGCGTTCAAGGCCGGCCTGATCGATTATCGCGACGAGACGAGCACGACGCGCTGGTCGACCTCCTACGACTTTCCAGCGCTGCGCGACGGGCGCGTCGTGAAGGAATCGCTCAAGAACGACAATCCCAAGGGCTTGAACGGCTTCGTCTTCAATACGCGGCGGCCGCTCTTTGCCGACGTCAGGCTGCGCGAGGCGCTCGGCATGATGTTCGATTTCGAGTGGGTCAACGCCAATTACTATTCGGGCCTCTATACCCGCACGAAGAGCTTCTTCGACGAATCGGAGCTGTCGTCGTCGGGCCGTCCCGCGAACGCCAAGGAGCGGGCCTTGCTCGCGCCCTATCCCGACGCCGTGCGCGCCGACATTCTCGAAGGCAAATGGCGGCCGCCGGTGAGCGACGGCACCGGGCGCGACCGCGAGATGGCGCGGCGCGCCCTCGATCTGCTGGCGGCCGCCGGCTATCGCTTGGAGGACGGAAAACTCGCAAAGGACGGCGCGCCCGTCTCCTTCGAGATCATGGTGAAAGATCGCGATCAGGAGCGACTGGCGCTGAGCTACGCGTCGACGCTCGCTCGCATCGGCGTCGAGGCGCGCGTGCGTCTCGTCGACGAAGTGCAATATCAGCGGCGGCGCCAGAAATTCGATTTCGACATGATGATCGGCCAATATGTCGCCTCGGCCTCGCCGGGCAATGAGCAGCGCATGCGCTGGGGTTCGTCGAGCGCGACGCAGGAAGCCTCCTTCAATCTCGCCGGCGCCGCCTCGCCCGCGATCGACGGGCTCATCGCGGCGGTGCTCGCCGCGAAAAGCGACGAGGATTTCGTCGCCGCCGTGCGCGCCTATGACCGCGTGCTGCTGTCGGGCTTTTACGTGGCGCCGCTGTTCCACGCTTCCGAGCAATGGATCGCCCACTCCGCTGACCTGACGCGGCCCGAGCGCCTGCCGCGCTACGGCTCGCCGATCTTCGGGCCGACGCTGGAGAGCTGGTGGCGGAAAACTCCATGA
- a CDS encoding stomatin-like protein codes for MGFPLFIIGAVAVGLLILDHNLNLGLAFLHNPLFWFAYVALLALATMVRFVRQQSVLVVERLGRYNRTLTAGVNFVYPIVERVAYVFDLREQVIDVPAQDAITKDNATVTIDGILYYKIINAKDAAYGAEDIQRAIVNLAQTSMRSAIGSMELDKTFENRSEINERVVRAVSDAAQLWGAYVTRYEIKDIKMPESLRQSMERQMKAERDKRAAVLESEGVKQSEINRAEGEKQAAILRAEGQAKAIELVRQQITQVGGDQAVQLEVAKSAIEQYGRLAKAGNALVLMGDGADPAGWIARAMAVLKTVNAGTTTAPKSRAQPWDNQE; via the coding sequence ATGGGCTTTCCTCTTTTCATCATTGGCGCGGTCGCGGTCGGCCTTCTGATTCTCGACCATAATCTGAACCTCGGCCTCGCATTCCTGCATAATCCGCTGTTCTGGTTCGCCTATGTCGCGCTGCTCGCGCTCGCGACCATGGTGCGTTTCGTGCGGCAGCAGAGCGTGCTCGTCGTCGAGCGGCTCGGACGCTACAACCGCACGCTCACCGCGGGCGTCAATTTCGTCTATCCCATCGTCGAACGCGTGGCTTATGTCTTCGATCTGCGCGAGCAGGTGATCGACGTGCCGGCGCAGGACGCCATCACCAAGGACAACGCGACCGTCACCATCGACGGCATCCTTTATTACAAAATCATCAACGCCAAGGACGCCGCCTATGGCGCCGAGGACATTCAGCGCGCGATCGTCAATCTCGCGCAGACCTCCATGCGCTCCGCCATCGGCTCGATGGAGCTCGACAAGACTTTCGAAAACAGAAGCGAGATCAACGAGCGCGTGGTCCGCGCTGTCTCCGACGCCGCGCAGCTCTGGGGCGCTTATGTGACGCGTTATGAAATCAAGGACATCAAGATGCCGGAGTCGCTGCGTCAGTCGATGGAGCGGCAGATGAAGGCCGAGCGCGACAAGCGCGCCGCCGTGCTCGAATCCGAGGGCGTGAAGCAATCCGAGATCAACCGCGCCGAGGGCGAGAAACAGGCGGCGATCCTGCGCGCCGAAGGTCAGGCGAAGGCGATTGAACTCGTGCGCCAGCAGATCACGCAGGTCGGCGGCGATCAGGCGGTGCAGCTCGAAGTCGCGAAATCCGCGATCGAACAGTATGGTCGTCTCGCAAAGGCCGGCAATGCGCTGGTGCTGATGGGCGATGGCGCGGATCCCGCCGGCTGGATCGCCCGGGCGATGGCCGTGCTGAAGACGGTCAACGCCGGGACGACGACGGCGCCAAAGAGCCGTGCGCAGCCATGGGACAATCAGGAGTGA
- a CDS encoding cell division protein ZapA produces the protein MAAVLVNIAGRAYRLSCDDGEEPRLEELARYVEGKILNMKDSFKEIGEQRIVVMAALAIADESMDCRGKAEAMEREVTTLRAELDATKKAVAALEEKVASAVDDAARRLEQLHSDLQKPAPLEDFPL, from the coding sequence ATGGCCGCCGTCCTGGTCAATATCGCCGGCCGCGCCTATCGCCTCTCCTGCGACGATGGCGAGGAGCCCCGGCTCGAGGAGCTCGCGCGCTACGTCGAGGGCAAGATCCTGAATATGAAGGACAGTTTCAAGGAGATCGGCGAGCAGCGCATCGTCGTCATGGCGGCGCTGGCCATCGCCGACGAGTCCATGGACTGCCGGGGCAAGGCGGAGGCGATGGAACGCGAAGTGACAACGTTGCGCGCCGAGCTCGACGCAACGAAAAAGGCCGTCGCCGCGCTCGAGGAAAAAGTCGCGAGCGCCGTCGACGACGCCGCGCGGCGGCTTGAGCAGCTGCATTCCGATCTGCAAAAGCCGGCGCCGCTCGAGGATTTTCCGCTGTAG
- a CDS encoding NfeD family protein: MTAIDIDASLLADPATLSLIAGLALLAFDILVVGLSPIMFVAVGALVTSATLFATGARPGLLETAAIASVLSLLIALLGRKPLQRFQAADVQEDQSSDLIGRDLVTTHEVTKATGRVHWSGLDWEARLSADAAVDRLMPGVRARVVRVDNLVLVLAPIA; this comes from the coding sequence GTGACGGCAATCGACATCGACGCGAGCCTCCTTGCCGACCCGGCCACGCTGAGCCTGATCGCGGGCCTCGCGCTGCTCGCTTTCGATATCCTCGTGGTCGGCCTGTCCCCGATCATGTTCGTCGCCGTCGGCGCGCTCGTCACGAGCGCGACGCTCTTTGCGACGGGCGCCCGGCCGGGACTCCTGGAAACCGCGGCCATCGCGTCGGTGCTGAGCCTCCTCATTGCGCTCCTTGGCCGCAAGCCGTTGCAACGCTTTCAGGCCGCCGACGTGCAGGAAGACCAGAGCAGCGACCTCATCGGCCGCGACCTGGTGACGACGCATGAGGTGACGAAGGCGACGGGCCGCGTCCATTGGTCGGGGCTCGACTGGGAGGCGCGGCTTTCAGCTGACGCCGCCGTCGATCGTCTCATGCCCGGCGTCCGCGCGCGCGTCGTGCGCGTCGACAATCTGGTGCTGGTGCTGGCGCCGATCGCGTGA
- a CDS encoding phosphoglycerate kinase: MTAFRTLDDVDVKGKRVLLRVDLNVPMEEGRVTDATRIERILPTINEIAEKGGKVVLLSHFGRPKGQRVDEESLRHTLPTLEHYLKRKVTFADDCVGAPAEAVVAGLKDGEVALLENTRFHKGEEKNDPAFVDDVAKLGDIFVNDAFSAAHRAHATTEGLAHKLPAIAGRTMQAELEALSSALTSPARPVMAIVGGAKVSTKLELLGNLVAKVDYLVIGGGMANTFLAAQGKAVGKSLCEHDLAATARDILEKAKAANCTVVLPVDATVAKKFEAHAPSHIVSVEHVAQDDMILDVGPKSVAHVESLLAKCKTLVWNGPFGAFELPPFEEGTSAVAQTAARLTVEGKLLSIAGGGDTVAALNQAHAAQEFSYVSTAGGAFLEWLEGKTLPGVAALQA; the protein is encoded by the coding sequence ATGACCGCCTTCCGCACCCTCGATGACGTCGACGTCAAAGGCAAACGCGTGCTCCTGCGCGTCGATCTCAATGTTCCGATGGAGGAAGGCCGGGTCACCGACGCAACCCGCATCGAGCGCATCCTGCCGACGATCAATGAGATCGCCGAGAAGGGCGGCAAGGTCGTGCTGCTCTCGCATTTCGGCCGGCCCAAGGGGCAGCGCGTCGATGAGGAGTCGCTGCGCCACACGCTCCCCACGCTCGAACATTATCTCAAGCGCAAGGTGACGTTCGCCGACGATTGCGTGGGCGCGCCCGCCGAGGCCGTCGTCGCCGGCCTGAAGGACGGCGAGGTCGCGCTCCTCGAAAACACCCGCTTCCACAAGGGCGAGGAAAAGAACGATCCCGCCTTCGTCGATGACGTAGCGAAACTCGGCGATATTTTCGTCAACGACGCCTTCTCGGCGGCGCATCGCGCGCACGCCACGACCGAGGGGCTGGCGCATAAACTCCCCGCCATCGCCGGCCGCACCATGCAGGCGGAACTGGAGGCGCTTTCATCGGCGCTGACCAGCCCGGCGCGCCCGGTGATGGCGATCGTCGGCGGCGCCAAGGTTTCGACCAAACTGGAATTGCTCGGCAATCTCGTCGCCAAGGTCGACTATCTCGTCATCGGCGGCGGCATGGCCAACACCTTCCTCGCCGCGCAAGGCAAGGCGGTCGGCAAGTCGCTGTGCGAGCACGACCTCGCCGCGACGGCGCGCGACATTCTCGAGAAAGCCAAAGCCGCCAATTGCACGGTGGTTCTCCCCGTCGACGCCACCGTCGCCAAGAAATTCGAGGCGCATGCGCCGTCGCATATCGTCTCGGTCGAACATGTCGCGCAGGACGACATGATTCTCGACGTGGGGCCGAAGTCGGTCGCCCATGTCGAATCGCTTCTCGCCAAATGCAAGACGCTCGTCTGGAACGGCCCCTTCGGCGCCTTCGAACTGCCGCCCTTCGAAGAGGGCACGAGCGCCGTCGCCCAAACGGCGGCGCGATTGACCGTCGAAGGCAAGCTGTTGTCGATCGCCGGCGGCGGCGACACGGTGGCGGCGCTCAATCAGGCCCATGCCGCTCAGGAATTTTCTTACGTGTCCACGGCCGGCGGCGCCTTCCTCGAGTGGCTCGAAGGCAAAACCCTGCCCGGGGTCGCGGCGCTGCAGGCCTAG
- the hspQ gene encoding heat shock protein HspQ, translating to MPRKSVAKFGIGQVVKHRRYPFRGVIYDVDPVFANTEEWWLSIPEELRPSKDQPFYHLFAENAETEYVAYVSEQNLLPDTSGDPVRHPQVEETFERDDDGVYRMRAPKRH from the coding sequence ATGCCGAGAAAGAGCGTTGCAAAATTCGGGATCGGGCAAGTCGTGAAGCATCGACGCTACCCCTTCCGCGGCGTCATCTATGACGTCGACCCGGTGTTCGCCAATACCGAGGAGTGGTGGCTCTCGATTCCCGAAGAGCTGCGGCCAAGCAAGGACCAGCCCTTCTACCATCTCTTCGCCGAGAACGCCGAAACCGAATATGTGGCCTATGTCTCGGAGCAGAATCTCCTGCCCGACACCTCCGGCGACCCCGTCCGCCATCCCCAGGTCGAGGAGACGTTCGAGCGCGACGACGACGGCGTCTATCGGATGCGCGCGCCCAAGCGGCATTGA
- a CDS encoding DUF4164 family protein: MTHPEKSAEKLDAALARLKTALEQLERTVAVRLEDDLSSAELEEELAIMQDDRGRLALELDDALARVSALEKTRDEVLRRLDHASAGVAAALETAVAARGEE, translated from the coding sequence ATGACGCATCCAGAAAAGTCCGCGGAAAAGCTCGACGCCGCGCTTGCGCGCCTCAAGACCGCGCTGGAACAGCTCGAGCGCACGGTCGCCGTGCGGCTCGAGGACGATCTCTCCAGCGCCGAGCTCGAGGAGGAGCTCGCCATCATGCAGGACGACCGGGGGCGCCTCGCGCTCGAACTCGACGACGCGCTCGCCCGCGTCAGCGCCTTGGAAAAAACCCGCGACGAGGTGCTGCGGCGCCTCGACCACGCGAGTGCGGGGGTCGCCGCCGCGCTCGAGACCGCCGTCGCAGCGCGGGGGGAGGAGTAG
- a CDS encoding FAD-dependent oxidoreductase → MRARVIGAGVAGLCAAFALARRGVAVELVERQEAPGQGCSRFAGGMIAPWCELESAEPIVAQLGEEALGFWTRDIPVATVAGSLVIAAPRERAELSDFARRTARFERLDAGGVAALEPDLSGRFEQALFFPQEAHLDPRAAMQALASRLAATPDVETRFGVEAENLASPPDWTLDCRGFAARDALPGLRGVKGEMLVLRSDEISLSRPVRMLHPRRPVYVVPRGEGLFMVGATMIENEERARVTARSVVELVNSAFAIHPAFAEAEIVEMGSDVRPAFPDNLPRLIRRGRTIYINGLYRHGFLLAPALARRAAEVVLDGAYFPEVMDADSGERATA, encoded by the coding sequence ATGCGCGCGCGGGTGATCGGGGCCGGCGTTGCCGGGCTCTGCGCGGCCTTTGCGCTGGCGCGCCGCGGCGTCGCGGTCGAGCTCGTCGAGCGCCAGGAGGCGCCGGGGCAGGGCTGTTCGCGCTTCGCCGGCGGCATGATCGCGCCCTGGTGCGAGCTGGAAAGCGCCGAGCCCATCGTCGCGCAACTGGGCGAGGAGGCGCTCGGCTTCTGGACGCGCGACATTCCCGTCGCGACCGTCGCCGGCAGTCTCGTGATCGCCGCGCCGCGCGAGCGCGCGGAGCTTTCTGACTTCGCCCGCCGCACGGCGCGCTTCGAGCGGCTCGACGCCGGGGGCGTCGCGGCGCTCGAGCCAGACCTTTCCGGCCGTTTCGAGCAAGCGCTGTTCTTTCCGCAGGAGGCGCATCTCGATCCGCGCGCGGCGATGCAGGCGCTGGCGTCGCGCCTCGCCGCGACGCCAGACGTCGAGACCCGCTTCGGCGTCGAGGCTGAAAACCTTGCGTCGCCCCCGGACTGGACCCTCGATTGCCGGGGGTTCGCGGCGCGTGACGCGCTTCCTGGCTTGCGCGGCGTCAAGGGCGAGATGCTGGTGCTGCGCAGCGACGAGATTTCGCTGTCGCGCCCGGTGCGCATGCTGCATCCGCGCCGACCTGTCTATGTCGTGCCGCGCGGCGAGGGGCTGTTCATGGTCGGCGCGACCATGATCGAGAATGAGGAGCGCGCGCGCGTGACGGCGCGCTCGGTGGTGGAGCTCGTCAATTCGGCCTTCGCCATTCACCCCGCCTTCGCCGAGGCGGAGATCGTCGAAATGGGCTCGGACGTGAGGCCGGCCTTTCCCGACAATCTTCCGCGCCTTATCCGGCGCGGCCGGACGATCTATATCAATGGGCTCTACAGGCATGGGTTCCTGCTGGCCCCGGCGCTCGCGCGCCGCGCCGCCGAGGTCGTTCTCGACGGAGCCTATTTCCCGGAGGTCATGGATGCGGATTCAGGTGAACGGGCGACCGCGTGA
- the thiS gene encoding sulfur carrier protein ThiS, giving the protein MRIQVNGRPRDVSATTLDALLRELGYEDQKVGTALNQEFVRDKDREKTQLQEGDAVEIVTPRQGG; this is encoded by the coding sequence ATGCGGATTCAGGTGAACGGGCGACCGCGTGACGTGTCGGCCACGACGCTCGACGCCCTGTTGCGCGAATTGGGCTATGAGGACCAGAAGGTCGGCACGGCGCTCAATCAGGAGTTCGTGCGCGACAAGGATCGCGAGAAAACCCAACTGCAGGAGGGCGACGCCGTCGAAATCGTCACGCCGCGGCAGGGAGGTTGA
- the mutL gene encoding DNA mismatch repair endonuclease MutL: protein MPVRRLDPILVDRIAAGEVVERPASAVKELVENALDAGATRIDVAIEDGGRTLIRVIDDGCGMDEHDLALAVERHATSKIPDGDLTHIATLGFRGEALPSIAAVADLSIDTRAREAPHGFSIRIEAGEKRGLSPSSWPRGTRIEARALFAATPARLKFLKTERTETAAVVDVVKRLAMAHPDVRFSLSTDSGPLFDYPACGADGARRIAQALGEEFRANAFEIDAERSGVRLSGLAGLPTYNRGNAQAQYVYVNGRPVRDKLFSGAIRAAYLDFLSADRHPVAVLFIDCDPRIVDVNVHPAKAEVRFSDPGLVRGLVVGALKQALAEKSHRSATSGAQAAIDMLTRSGAASGFAAFRSPAPANWDVARSPYAPAGFAETRQQAFPTGAPSADARPHEGFADATAEDAPLGAARAQLHETYIIAQTRDGLVIVDQHAAHERLVYEKLKKQRAEASVERQLLLIPVVVDLDETRMNALAGAFEELAALGLALEPFGPGAVLVRETPAVLGEVDAKRLVEDIADLLSEAGDARALSRRLDHVLATCACHHSVRAGRRLSAPEMNALLREMETTPGAAQCNHGRPTYVELKLSDIEKLFGRK, encoded by the coding sequence ATGCCCGTTCGTCGTCTCGATCCCATCCTCGTCGATCGCATCGCCGCCGGCGAGGTGGTGGAGCGGCCGGCCTCGGCGGTGAAGGAGCTCGTCGAGAACGCGCTCGACGCCGGCGCGACGCGCATCGACGTCGCGATCGAGGACGGCGGCCGCACGCTCATTCGCGTCATCGACGACGGCTGTGGCATGGACGAACACGATCTCGCGCTTGCCGTCGAGCGGCACGCGACCTCGAAAATTCCTGACGGCGACCTCACCCATATTGCGACGCTCGGCTTTCGCGGCGAGGCGCTCCCCTCCATCGCCGCGGTGGCGGATCTTTCGATCGACACGCGCGCCAGGGAGGCGCCGCATGGCTTTTCGATCCGCATCGAGGCCGGCGAAAAGCGCGGCCTGTCGCCCTCGAGCTGGCCGCGCGGCACGCGGATCGAAGCGCGCGCGCTGTTCGCGGCGACGCCGGCGCGGCTCAAATTCTTAAAGACCGAGCGCACCGAGACGGCCGCCGTCGTCGATGTCGTCAAGCGCCTCGCCATGGCGCATCCCGACGTGCGCTTCTCGCTCTCGACCGACAGCGGCCCGCTCTTCGACTATCCCGCCTGCGGCGCCGATGGGGCGCGGCGCATCGCGCAGGCGCTGGGCGAGGAGTTTCGCGCCAACGCCTTCGAGATTGACGCGGAACGTTCAGGCGTGCGCCTTTCGGGCCTCGCCGGTCTGCCGACCTACAATCGCGGCAACGCCCAGGCGCAATATGTCTATGTCAACGGCCGCCCCGTGCGCGACAAGCTCTTTTCCGGCGCCATCCGCGCCGCTTATCTCGATTTCTTGAGCGCCGACCGCCATCCGGTCGCCGTGCTGTTCATCGACTGCGATCCGCGCATCGTCGACGTGAATGTCCATCCCGCCAAGGCCGAAGTGCGCTTTTCCGATCCGGGCCTGGTGCGCGGCCTCGTGGTGGGCGCGTTGAAACAGGCGCTCGCCGAGAAGAGCCATCGCAGCGCCACGAGCGGCGCGCAGGCGGCGATCGACATGCTGACGCGCTCGGGCGCCGCGAGCGGCTTCGCGGCCTTTCGATCCCCGGCGCCGGCCAATTGGGACGTCGCCCGGTCGCCCTATGCGCCCGCAGGCTTTGCCGAGACGCGGCAACAGGCGTTCCCGACTGGCGCGCCTTCGGCGGACGCCCGCCCGCACGAGGGGTTCGCCGACGCCACGGCGGAGGACGCCCCGCTCGGCGCGGCGCGCGCGCAGCTGCACGAAACCTATATCATCGCGCAGACCCGCGACGGGCTCGTCATCGTCGACCAGCATGCGGCGCATGAGCGGCTCGTCTATGAAAAGCTCAAAAAACAGCGCGCCGAGGCGAGCGTGGAGCGGCAACTGCTGCTCATCCCCGTCGTCGTCGATCTCGACGAGACGCGCATGAACGCGCTTGCCGGCGCTTTCGAGGAGCTTGCCGCCCTCGGCCTCGCGCTCGAACCCTTTGGCCCCGGCGCCGTGCTGGTGCGCGAAACGCCGGCGGTCCTCGGCGAGGTGGACGCCAAGCGGCTCGTCGAGGATATCGCCGACCTTCTGTCTGAGGCCGGCGACGCGCGCGCCCTGTCGCGCCGGCTCGACCATGTGCTCGCGACCTGCGCCTGCCATCATTCCGTGCGCGCAGGACGCCGCCTCAGCGCGCCGGAGATGAATGCGCTCTTGCGCGAGATGGAGACGACGCCGGGCGCGGCGCAATGCAATCACGGACGGCCGACCTATGTGGAGCTGAAGCTTTCGGATATCGAAAAGCTCTTTGGCCGAAAGTGA
- a CDS encoding invasion associated locus B family protein translates to MSILFPRSAAVALAGALLLAGFSAQAQQAPAPGGAPAQQQPAQPAGPIAANLQAVQPDWTKVCGTDQATKKEICYTTRDFGAAAKEGDAPQPLLALAVYDPKADDTKIIRLLLPPGLMLKPGFRFAIDKGPVESGAFEICFPNGCFAEAKVKKTVIDGMKKAEKMMIVVKNQANAEVTFYLPLANFGKAFDGPAIDPKVLEEQQKKLQEELQKKAEEERKKLEAKGSAEKK, encoded by the coding sequence ATGTCGATCCTCTTCCCGCGGTCCGCCGCGGTTGCGTTGGCGGGAGCCTTGCTGCTCGCCGGCTTCTCCGCGCAGGCCCAGCAGGCTCCGGCCCCCGGCGGCGCGCCCGCCCAGCAGCAGCCGGCGCAGCCAGCGGGTCCGATCGCCGCCAATCTGCAGGCGGTCCAGCCCGACTGGACCAAGGTCTGCGGCACGGACCAGGCGACGAAGAAGGAAATCTGCTACACGACCCGCGACTTCGGCGCGGCCGCCAAGGAAGGCGACGCCCCGCAGCCGCTGCTCGCCCTCGCCGTCTACGATCCCAAGGCGGACGACACCAAGATCATCCGCCTGCTGCTGCCGCCGGGGCTCATGTTGAAGCCGGGCTTCCGCTTCGCGATCGACAAGGGACCGGTCGAATCCGGCGCCTTCGAGATCTGCTTCCCGAACGGCTGCTTTGCTGAGGCCAAGGTCAAGAAGACGGTCATCGACGGCATGAAGAAGGCCGAGAAGATGATGATCGTGGTCAAGAACCAGGCCAACGCCGAAGTGACCTTCTACCTGCCTCTGGCCAATTTCGGAAAGGCCTTCGACGGCCCGGCGATCGACCCGAAGGTGCTCGAGGAGCAGCAGAAGAAGCTTCAGGAAGAGTTGCAGAAGAAGGCCGAAGAAGAGCGCAAGAAGCTCGAGGCCAAGGGCTCCGCCGAAAAGAAGTAA